TTGGCCGGCTTGGCCTTGCTGCTGAGCGGCGCCTGGTTGCTCGGCTGGCTGACGCCGGCCACCGGCTTTTCATCCGACAGCAGCGGCATGCTGTCGATCTGGCCGATGACGCTGTCCAGGCGCACGGCGATGCCGGTCACGTCCAGCGTCGGCAGAGCCTTGAGTTTTTCGATATCGCTGGCGATGGCGCGCCGCACGATGATGAATTGCGGCTTGTCGGAGCGCGACAGGTTCTTGTCGGCGTTCTGCAAAGCGATCAGCGCGCCCTGGACATTGCCGGCCAGTTGCAGCTGCTGGCTGGCGGTCGACAGCACTTCTTCCACTTCCGACAAGGCTTGCTCATCGCCATTCTTCGACAGATCCTTGTACAGCTGCTCCAGCGCCAGTTGCTGGCTTTGCGACTCCAGCTGCTTGCTTTCCAAGACGCTGACCTTGCCTTGCAACTCCTTGGCGCCGTCCTGCACCGACTTCACCAGCACCTTGGTTTCGGTATTGGTGCTGTCGCCGGCTTGCAGGCGGCGCGCGATTTCCTGGCGCAGCTTGTTATTTTCGCTATGCATCACCCACCACTGGCCGGCCAGCAGCACGGCCAGCAGCAGCAAAGCCAGGTACACCAGGCCCAGCGGCCTGCCGCCGCCTTTGCCGCTGTTGATCGGGTAAGGCTGCAGCACCGGCTGCGCTCCCGAGGACGGCGATGTCGCCGC
The sequence above is a segment of the Collimonas sp. PA-H2 genome. Coding sequences within it:
- a CDS encoding uroporphyrinogen-III C-methyltransferase; this translates as MNESIPTPELNQSAGPAASAATSPSSGAQPVLQPYPINSGKGGGRPLGLVYLALLLLAVLLAGQWWVMHSENNKLRQEIARRLQAGDSTNTETKVLVKSVQDGAKELQGKVSVLESKQLESQSQQLALEQLYKDLSKNGDEQALSEVEEVLSTASQQLQLAGNVQGALIALQNADKNLSRSDKPQFIIVRRAIASDIEKLKALPTLDVTGIAVRLDSVIGQIDSMPLLSDEKPVAGVSQPSNQAPLSSKAKPAKAAANPNIAKSQAATDAAVTDWKNRVHDLWQSWSSEMWTEISQLIRVRTVATPDALLLSPTQAYYARENLKLRLLNARLGLLSRNESAFRSDLIAAQETITKYFDTRAKQTQTVQTMLKQVQNSNLSITMPALDSPTAIRTYKGKP